A region of Allocoleopsis franciscana PCC 7113 DNA encodes the following proteins:
- a CDS encoding alpha/beta fold hydrolase, producing MGTSILERNNVKILGNGSKTIIFAPGFGSDQTAWRHQVAAFSSNYRIVLFDHVGAGKSDFSAYSPHRYSSLYSYSEDLLDLCAELKLTQCILVGHSVSGMVSLLAALVEPQRFSQLIFISASPRYLNDEGYIGGFDQSDLDALYAAMSSNYYAWVSGFAPIAMGNPEKPELALEFANTLGAIRPDIAQAVARVIFQSDHRAELPRLTLPTTILQASDDIAVPIEVGQYMADKIADSQLIPIQARGHLPHISAPDVVTHAIASCLAA from the coding sequence ATGGGAACTAGCATCCTTGAGCGGAATAATGTAAAAATACTGGGTAATGGTAGTAAAACCATTATCTTTGCCCCTGGCTTTGGCTCCGATCAGACTGCTTGGCGGCATCAGGTTGCGGCATTTTCGTCTAATTATCGTATTGTCCTATTTGATCATGTTGGAGCAGGGAAGTCAGATTTTTCGGCCTATAGTCCCCACCGCTACAGTAGCCTCTACAGCTATTCTGAGGATTTGCTGGATTTGTGCGCCGAATTAAAGTTGACCCAGTGCATTCTGGTGGGTCACTCTGTGAGTGGCATGGTGAGTCTACTGGCGGCCTTAGTCGAACCCCAGCGCTTCAGTCAACTGATCTTTATTAGTGCCTCTCCCCGTTATCTCAATGATGAGGGGTATATCGGTGGCTTTGATCAGTCTGACCTGGATGCCCTGTATGCGGCGATGTCATCCAATTACTATGCTTGGGTAAGTGGTTTTGCGCCCATCGCCATGGGTAACCCCGAAAAACCCGAACTAGCGTTGGAGTTTGCCAATACCTTAGGAGCCATCCGTCCTGATATCGCCCAAGCCGTCGCCCGTGTAATCTTCCAATCTGATCACCGAGCGGAGTTGCCGCGACTCACATTACCTACAACAATTCTACAGGCCAGTGATGACATCGCGGTACCGATTGAAGTGGGTCAGTATATGGCGGATAAGATTGCAGACAGTCAACTGATTCCCATCCAGGCGCGGGGACACTTACCTCATATCAGCGCACCCGATGTGGTCACCCATGCGATCGCCTCATGTCTTGCTGCTTAA
- a CDS encoding helix-turn-helix domain-containing protein, whose protein sequence is MGIASTSTPSSPNRDASFANLLKHWRNQRGLSQLDLALAGNVSQRHISFLESNRANPSRDMVMQLAAVLDVPLRDQNIMLTAAGFAPIYSQSDLSTPEVEPIRKAIEFILHQQEPYPALVMDRYWNLLQSNTAAQRLTSWLIHPDELQRRFCIDGKINLMRLMFHPQGFKPFVANWEEISSHLIQRVYREAFVDGHSDESMALFQELQAYPDVPDLWQQSLPRTWQLPLLTVQFVKDGLSLSLFSTIATLGTPHDITLQELRIESLFPADEATQASLSKPISDVFGHDSMNYPF, encoded by the coding sequence ATGGGCATCGCTTCAACCTCAACGCCATCATCTCCTAACCGAGATGCCTCCTTTGCTAATTTGCTGAAACACTGGCGCAATCAACGGGGTTTGAGTCAACTCGATTTGGCTTTAGCGGGTAATGTCTCTCAGCGGCACATCAGCTTCTTAGAATCAAATAGAGCTAATCCTAGCCGGGACATGGTAATGCAACTGGCGGCTGTGCTAGATGTTCCCCTACGCGATCAAAACATCATGCTCACGGCAGCGGGTTTTGCGCCGATTTATTCCCAAAGCGATTTATCAACCCCTGAAGTTGAACCCATCCGCAAAGCTATAGAGTTTATTTTGCACCAGCAAGAACCCTATCCGGCATTAGTAATGGATCGCTACTGGAATTTGCTCCAAAGCAATACAGCGGCGCAACGCTTAACCAGCTGGTTAATTCATCCAGACGAGTTGCAACGCCGCTTTTGCATCGACGGCAAAATCAATCTGATGCGACTAATGTTTCATCCTCAAGGCTTCAAGCCGTTTGTGGCGAATTGGGAAGAAATCAGTAGCCATCTGATTCAACGGGTGTATCGAGAAGCGTTCGTGGATGGACATAGCGACGAATCGATGGCTCTTTTCCAAGAACTACAAGCTTATCCAGATGTTCCCGACTTGTGGCAGCAATCCCTACCTCGCACCTGGCAATTACCTTTATTGACAGTACAGTTTGTCAAAGACGGACTGAGCCTTAGCTTATTTTCAACAATTGCCACGTTAGGCACTCCTCATGATATTACGTTGCAGGAGTTGCGGATTGAAAGTCTGTTTCCGGCAGATGAGGCGACGCAAGCCAGTCTCTCGAAGCCTATAAGCGACGTGTTTGGACACGACTCAATGAACTACCCATTTTGA
- the clpS gene encoding ATP-dependent Clp protease adapter ClpS, protein MTMVQLAVSYATSTSPVIAPEKSGQVTRQHYPNYKVIVLDDDFNTFQHVHDCLVKYIPGMTSDRAWELTNQVHFEGQAIVWVGPQEQAELYHQQLSRAGLTMAPIEAA, encoded by the coding sequence ATGACTATGGTACAATTAGCGGTTTCTTACGCGACATCTACATCGCCAGTTATAGCTCCTGAAAAATCGGGTCAAGTGACTCGCCAGCACTATCCCAATTACAAGGTGATTGTGCTCGACGACGATTTCAACACGTTTCAGCACGTTCACGACTGTTTGGTAAAGTATATTCCTGGAATGACGAGCGATCGCGCCTGGGAACTCACTAATCAAGTTCATTTTGAAGGTCAAGCCATTGTTTGGGTTGGCCCGCAAGAACAAGCGGAACTTTATCACCAACAGTTGAGCCGTGCAGGGTTAACGATGGCTCCCATAGAAGCAGCATAA
- a CDS encoding molybdenum cofactor biosynthesis protein MoaE: MSVVSPTQQHTQDSFSITFAPLSLAEIYALADDPANGAVVVMSGTVRNQTDGKPVVALEYQAYEPMAVRVFEAIADDIRNRWTDVNRVVIHHRTGRLQIGEISVIVAVGCPHRSEAFAACKYAIDTLKHNAPIWKKEHWADGSTSWVSIGACEQVDTPC; the protein is encoded by the coding sequence ATGTCGGTTGTTTCTCCCACTCAACAACATACTCAAGATAGTTTTTCGATTACTTTTGCACCCTTATCATTGGCAGAAATCTATGCACTCGCCGATGATCCGGCCAATGGGGCGGTTGTCGTGATGAGTGGTACAGTTCGCAATCAAACGGATGGCAAGCCAGTCGTCGCGCTAGAATATCAGGCTTATGAACCGATGGCGGTGCGCGTGTTTGAGGCGATCGCAGATGATATCCGTAACAGGTGGACAGATGTCAATCGCGTGGTGATTCACCATCGCACAGGGCGGTTACAAATTGGCGAGATTAGCGTCATCGTTGCGGTAGGCTGTCCTCATCGCTCAGAAGCGTTTGCCGCCTGTAAGTATGCGATCGATACCTTGAAACACAACGCCCCGATTTGGAAAAAAGAACATTGGGCGGATGGTTCCACTAGCTGGGTAAGTATTGGGGCTTGCGAACAGGTTGATACTCCATGCTGA
- a CDS encoding DUF2103 domain-containing protein, which translates to MSNTNDGRLVWNHSTHIPGLIPVLERLTKYTGIQTITPAVIGRAKSHCPRMQLKVSVPIRGGFKIIARSGKTYQEVFIITPLSKGELEDAIAQVLKR; encoded by the coding sequence ATGAGCAACACCAACGACGGCAGGCTGGTTTGGAATCATTCCACTCACATTCCGGGTTTGATTCCAGTTCTCGAACGTCTCACCAAATACACGGGAATTCAAACGATTACCCCTGCCGTCATTGGACGGGCTAAAAGTCATTGTCCCCGGATGCAATTAAAAGTATCGGTGCCGATTCGTGGGGGCTTTAAGATTATTGCTCGGTCTGGGAAAACCTATCAAGAGGTATTTATTATTACCCCTTTGAGTAAAGGTGAATTAGAAGATGCGATCGCTCAAGTTTTGAAACGCTAA
- a CDS encoding response regulator has protein sequence MKGRRHPVTILMADDDPDDCMLAREALAESRLANDLHFVSDGEELMDYLYQRGKYSVPGSAPRPGLILLDLNMPKKDGREVLKELKSDPHLRQIPVLVLTTSQAEEDILRSYYLGANSYITKPVTFSSLIEVMQTLSKYWFEIVELPSQEGGNW, from the coding sequence GTGAAAGGACGGCGACACCCTGTGACGATTTTGATGGCAGATGACGATCCGGATGATTGCATGTTGGCAAGAGAAGCCCTAGCTGAAAGCCGCTTAGCCAATGATTTGCATTTCGTCAGTGATGGCGAAGAACTGATGGATTATCTCTACCAACGTGGCAAATATTCAGTTCCGGGCAGTGCGCCGCGTCCAGGTCTCATCCTGCTAGACCTGAACATGCCGAAAAAAGATGGTCGTGAGGTACTCAAGGAACTCAAATCAGACCCGCATTTGCGACAAATTCCTGTTTTAGTACTGACCACCTCGCAGGCGGAAGAAGATATTCTTCGGAGCTATTATCTCGGCGCGAATTCTTACATCACCAAGCCTGTGACTTTTAGCTCCTTAATTGAAGTCATGCAAACCTTGAGTAAATACTGGTTTGAAATTGTTGAATTGCCCTCTCAAGAGGGAGGAAACTGGTAA
- a CDS encoding DUF2834 domain-containing protein, whose protein sequence is MSNATYLQRQIPTGQKIISVKSLYLLLTIVGAIAPWSVLLTFFLQNGLAINLFFQNAFANHVASAVAIDLLICADVFFCFSFIELKRLGLSRRWLSLYVVVTFGIGLSCALPLFLYWRERTLETMTFKE, encoded by the coding sequence ATGTCCAATGCAACTTATCTACAGCGGCAAATCCCTACAGGTCAAAAAATTATATCCGTTAAATCGCTCTATCTGCTGCTGACGATTGTTGGTGCGATCGCACCTTGGAGCGTTCTGCTGACTTTCTTTCTCCAGAATGGTCTTGCTATCAATTTGTTTTTCCAGAATGCATTCGCTAATCATGTCGCTTCTGCGGTAGCAATAGATTTGCTCATTTGTGCAGATGTCTTCTTCTGTTTCTCATTTATTGAACTGAAGCGATTAGGTTTGTCCCGTCGCTGGTTGTCTCTTTATGTTGTCGTTACTTTTGGGATTGGTTTATCTTGCGCCTTGCCTTTATTTTTATATTGGCGGGAACGAACGTTAGAAACCATGACCTTTAAGGAGTAG
- a CDS encoding FAD-dependent oxidoreductase has protein sequence MKRKLITLTLTLISLTSLTPPAFSAPPRTVDKEETCDILVVGGGLAGAASAYEGLMAGRTVCLTEITDWVGGQISAQGTSALDERPTQRSRLFYSRGYLELRERIKRYYGELNPGDCWVSESCFLPRDADKILEGILRDAAKRGKGTLKWYPSTVVKDLDITGDRINSAIAIQHKPTKGTPPLNTFPLSQTIEDAYSYNNSSRFDKTIIRFAPKRVLKGPALTWYVIDATETGELIGLADVPHRLGIDPRSYLEPSSSSATGDPYCTQGFTYTFAMETTKEPQTHQMPSFYPQYEPYYSYELKRLADFGLVHTYRRIWSPQKGETKKFGGITYTAPTPGDISMQNWTWGNDYRPGTAQDNLVYTREQLQATGQLQPGGWMGGLRIDALRKGEEISKGYFHWLVAGNTDSQLGAGVKQPQPNQKFLSGLDSPMGTVHGLSKYPYMREGRRLIGRPAYGYPNGFSIWEIDISRRDYKDDYYRQTLSPETYRSLRTALAGLESVSVVAGRKSPEEVRRRTRSTIYPDSVGIGHYAIDFHPCMMMSPPEAPGNKEREGERQGAGQAYPFQIPLRAMIPQKINNMLVAGKSIATSHIAAAAYRVHSFEWSSGAAAGITAAFALDKGIAPYELVDQLPRQEPQLQELRQRIEKTGNPTAFPDTSIFNETWDKWQ, from the coding sequence ATGAAGCGAAAGCTAATAACACTGACTCTTACCCTCATTTCCCTCACATCCCTCACCCCACCGGCTTTTTCTGCCCCACCCAGAACTGTGGATAAAGAAGAAACCTGTGACATTTTAGTCGTTGGGGGTGGACTAGCCGGTGCGGCTAGTGCCTATGAAGGCTTAATGGCAGGGCGAACGGTGTGTCTCACGGAGATTACCGACTGGGTTGGCGGACAAATTTCTGCTCAAGGAACCTCTGCACTGGATGAACGCCCCACTCAACGATCGCGTCTTTTCTATTCTCGCGGCTACCTGGAACTGCGAGAGCGCATCAAACGCTATTATGGCGAATTGAATCCTGGAGACTGCTGGGTGAGTGAATCCTGCTTTCTTCCTCGCGATGCGGACAAAATCCTAGAGGGCATTTTAAGAGATGCTGCCAAACGCGGCAAAGGCACGCTCAAGTGGTACCCGTCCACAGTGGTTAAAGACCTTGATATTACTGGGGATCGGATTAATAGTGCGATCGCGATTCAGCATAAACCTACCAAAGGTACTCCTCCCCTCAACACCTTCCCCCTCTCCCAAACCATTGAGGATGCATACAGCTACAACAATTCCTCTCGTTTTGATAAAACCATTATTCGCTTCGCCCCCAAACGCGTACTCAAAGGCCCAGCACTGACTTGGTACGTGATCGATGCCACTGAAACGGGGGAACTGATTGGTTTGGCGGATGTTCCCCACCGTTTGGGTATTGATCCTCGCTCCTACTTAGAACCCTCCTCCTCTAGCGCGACTGGCGACCCCTATTGCACCCAAGGTTTTACCTATACTTTTGCCATGGAAACCACGAAGGAGCCTCAAACCCATCAGATGCCCTCGTTCTATCCTCAGTACGAACCCTATTACAGCTATGAACTGAAACGATTGGCAGACTTTGGGTTAGTACACACCTATCGGCGGATTTGGAGTCCCCAGAAGGGTGAAACCAAAAAGTTTGGTGGCATCACGTACACTGCTCCCACTCCGGGCGATATTTCCATGCAAAACTGGACGTGGGGGAACGACTACCGTCCAGGCACCGCACAAGATAACTTGGTTTACACTCGCGAACAGTTGCAAGCGACGGGACAGTTGCAACCCGGAGGCTGGATGGGTGGCTTGCGAATCGATGCGTTACGCAAGGGAGAGGAAATATCCAAGGGCTATTTCCACTGGCTGGTGGCTGGAAATACCGACTCTCAACTCGGCGCTGGTGTGAAGCAGCCACAACCCAATCAAAAGTTCTTATCTGGTTTAGATTCCCCAATGGGAACGGTACATGGTTTATCCAAGTATCCTTACATGCGGGAAGGACGGCGATTGATTGGACGCCCTGCCTATGGCTATCCCAATGGTTTTAGTATCTGGGAAATTGATATATCCCGCCGCGACTACAAAGATGACTATTACCGCCAGACACTCTCGCCGGAAACCTATCGCAGCTTGCGGACTGCCCTGGCTGGACTCGAATCTGTTTCTGTGGTGGCTGGCAGAAAGTCCCCAGAAGAGGTGAGAAGACGGACTCGCTCCACAATTTATCCTGATTCTGTGGGCATTGGGCATTATGCGATCGATTTCCATCCCTGTATGATGATGAGTCCCCCCGAAGCCCCTGGGAACAAGGAGCGTGAGGGTGAAAGGCAAGGAGCCGGTCAGGCTTACCCCTTCCAAATTCCCCTGCGGGCGATGATTCCTCAAAAAATCAACAACATGTTAGTGGCAGGAAAAAGTATTGCCACCAGTCACATTGCCGCCGCCGCTTATCGAGTCCATTCCTTTGAATGGTCATCCGGTGCAGCCGCCGGAATTACAGCCGCGTTTGCCTTGGACAAGGGGATAGCCCCTTATGAGCTGGTAGATCAACTGCCACGACAAGAGCCGCAACTGCAAGAATTACGGCAACGAATTGAAAAAACTGGCAACCCCACGGCGTTTCCTGATACTTCGATTTTCAATGAAACTTGGGATAAATGGCAGTGA
- a CDS encoding PAS domain S-box protein: MKAPVPTHETARLEALSQYNILDTAPEEAFDDFTCLAAQICETPIALITLVDHHRQWVKSKIGWTVSETSREISFCAHTILGTEILVVQDAWADERFVTNPLVTAEPHVRFYAGAPLITAAGYALGSLCVIDYVPRELSPQQLSALQTLSRQVMTQLELKRTVAELAQTKQQSQQLIKLTYDIREYQQAQEERNALQGALQGFFNLSLDLLCIAGLDGYFKHLNPAYEKTLGYSREELQSQPFLNFVHPDDKAATLAEVQKLTRGAPTIYLENRYRCKDGSYKWLAWTAFPHVKDGLLYCVARDITQLKQAEQERLQLLHREQAAHNQITKILESITDAFFALDGEWRFTYVNQQAERLLQRKRSELLGQSVWDEFPEAVTSLFYQEYHRAVTEEVSVEFEAFYPPLKTWFSVHAYPGKQGLSVYFEDINQRKQAQESLQSSEERYRLLFENNPQPMWVNDLETLAIVAVNEAAINHYGYSREEFLAMTIADIRPAADIPALLENMANVTPGLNKKGVWRHRKKDGSLIEVEITTYSLTFVGRQAQLVLANDVTERRRAEKALIETTQFQRAILDSANYAIISTTPDGIIRTFNAAAQRLLGYTAEEVVGKVTPLVIHDYAEVVQRAQELSEELGFWVEPGFESFVAKTRLGKIDEREWTYIRKDGSRFPVLLSITAVRDLEGNITGFLGIGHDITECQQAEAELQRQHRRSQLFTEITLKIRQSLQLEDILQTTVTEVQKILQVDRVLIYRVWPDGKGCTVTEAVQPGWPAILGMSFAEEVFPLKYQELYRQGQVHAIADVEQAYAEMTPCLLEFLHPWGVKAKLVVPILLSGQLWGLLIAHHCTHPRPWTSFETELLQQLSEQIGLALAQAQLLERETRQRLELARSNAELQEFAYVASHDLQEPLRKIQAFGDRLKVKYSEVLTEQGRDYLKRMQNAAERMQALINDLLTLSRVTTRAQPFVTTKLTQVLQEVLSDLEVSIQQANGRIEVGELPILEADPIQMRQLLQNLIGNALKFYRQEEPPIIKIYSQQLTDWERQPTQGLNRIERCQIFIEDNGIGFDEKYLDRIFNAFQRLHGRSEYEGTGMGLAICRKIVERHDGTITAQSSPNLGATFIITLPLQQRQGDRAK, encoded by the coding sequence ATGAAAGCTCCCGTGCCCACTCATGAAACAGCCAGACTTGAGGCTCTTAGTCAGTACAACATTCTCGACACGGCTCCTGAAGAGGCATTCGATGATTTCACCTGTTTAGCCGCGCAAATTTGTGAAACGCCAATTGCTCTGATCACGCTGGTTGATCATCATCGTCAATGGGTTAAATCAAAAATTGGTTGGACAGTCTCGGAAACAAGCCGTGAAATTTCCTTTTGCGCCCATACCATCCTAGGAACTGAAATCTTGGTTGTCCAAGATGCTTGGGCTGACGAACGATTTGTCACGAACCCTTTAGTCACCGCTGAGCCTCACGTTCGGTTTTATGCAGGCGCACCTCTAATTACCGCCGCTGGCTATGCGCTAGGGTCACTTTGCGTGATTGACTACGTACCACGAGAACTAAGTCCCCAGCAGTTGAGCGCCTTACAAACCTTAAGCCGCCAAGTGATGACGCAACTGGAGCTAAAACGCACCGTAGCAGAATTGGCGCAGACGAAGCAACAGAGCCAGCAACTCATAAAGTTGACTTATGACATTAGGGAGTATCAGCAAGCACAAGAGGAGCGCAATGCCTTACAGGGAGCTTTGCAAGGCTTCTTCAACCTATCTCTTGATTTACTCTGTATTGCAGGTTTGGATGGCTATTTCAAACACTTAAACCCAGCCTATGAAAAGACGCTGGGATACAGCCGTGAAGAACTGCAAAGCCAACCCTTCCTAAATTTTGTTCATCCGGACGACAAAGCAGCAACTCTTGCAGAAGTGCAGAAGCTGACGAGAGGTGCGCCCACCATCTACTTGGAGAATCGCTATCGCTGTAAAGATGGTTCTTACAAGTGGCTTGCTTGGACTGCTTTTCCTCATGTTAAAGATGGTTTGCTCTATTGTGTAGCCCGCGACATTACCCAACTCAAGCAAGCTGAGCAAGAGCGGCTTCAACTTTTGCATAGAGAGCAGGCGGCACATAACCAGATTACAAAAATTCTAGAGAGTATCACCGATGCCTTCTTCGCTTTAGATGGTGAGTGGCGATTTACCTATGTCAATCAGCAAGCCGAACGTCTGTTACAAAGAAAGCGATCAGAACTTTTGGGACAATCCGTCTGGGACGAGTTTCCGGAAGCTGTCACGTCCCTGTTTTATCAGGAGTATCACCGAGCCGTAACAGAAGAAGTTAGCGTTGAATTTGAAGCTTTTTATCCTCCCCTCAAAACTTGGTTCTCTGTCCATGCCTACCCTGGAAAGCAAGGATTATCCGTTTATTTTGAGGATATCAACCAACGGAAACAGGCACAGGAATCACTACAAAGTTCAGAGGAACGCTATCGGCTGCTGTTTGAAAACAATCCTCAACCAATGTGGGTGAATGACCTGGAAACGTTAGCAATTGTAGCGGTCAATGAAGCGGCAATTAACCACTACGGGTACTCGCGAGAGGAATTTCTCGCTATGACAATCGCCGATATTCGTCCTGCCGCCGATATTCCGGCTTTACTGGAAAATATGGCTAACGTTACTCCTGGACTCAACAAGAAAGGGGTATGGAGACATCGGAAGAAGGATGGCTCTTTGATTGAGGTTGAAATTACGACCTACAGTCTCACTTTTGTCGGCAGACAAGCTCAACTGGTTCTAGCGAACGATGTCACGGAACGCAGGCGAGCGGAGAAGGCTCTGATCGAAACGACTCAGTTCCAGCGCGCCATCTTAGATAGTGCCAACTACGCGATTATTTCCACCACCCCCGATGGCATCATTCGCACTTTCAATGCGGCAGCACAACGTCTGTTGGGCTACACCGCAGAAGAAGTGGTGGGTAAAGTAACGCCTTTGGTGATCCACGATTATGCAGAAGTGGTGCAACGCGCACAAGAATTAAGCGAGGAATTGGGATTTTGGGTTGAACCGGGATTTGAATCCTTTGTCGCCAAAACTCGGCTGGGAAAAATTGATGAGCGCGAATGGACTTACATCCGTAAGGATGGTTCGCGCTTTCCCGTATTACTTTCCATCACGGCTGTGCGGGATTTAGAAGGTAATATTACCGGATTTTTGGGCATTGGTCATGACATCACGGAATGCCAGCAGGCGGAAGCGGAGTTACAGCGTCAACATCGGCGATCGCAACTGTTTACCGAAATTACGCTGAAGATTCGTCAATCCTTACAGCTTGAAGACATTTTGCAAACCACTGTTACAGAGGTGCAAAAAATTCTTCAGGTTGATCGGGTGTTAATTTATCGGGTATGGCCTGATGGTAAGGGGTGTACGGTGACAGAGGCGGTTCAGCCTGGATGGCCTGCCATTCTCGGTATGTCTTTTGCTGAAGAAGTGTTTCCTTTAAAGTACCAGGAACTCTACCGACAGGGACAGGTACATGCGATCGCGGATGTAGAACAAGCTTATGCTGAAATGACGCCTTGCTTGTTAGAATTTCTCCATCCTTGGGGAGTTAAGGCTAAGTTAGTCGTCCCCATTTTGCTCTCCGGGCAACTCTGGGGTCTTTTGATTGCCCATCATTGTACCCATCCCAGGCCGTGGACGAGTTTTGAAACGGAACTGTTGCAACAGTTGTCCGAGCAAATTGGTCTTGCCTTGGCTCAAGCTCAACTCTTGGAACGAGAAACCAGACAGCGATTGGAACTCGCACGCTCTAATGCAGAACTGCAAGAATTTGCCTATGTTGCCTCCCACGACTTGCAAGAACCATTACGCAAAATTCAGGCATTTGGCGATCGGCTTAAGGTCAAGTATAGTGAGGTCTTAACCGAGCAAGGGCGTGATTACCTGAAACGGATGCAAAATGCTGCCGAACGGATGCAAGCTTTGATCAACGACTTGCTGACTCTTTCGCGGGTAACAACCAGGGCACAGCCTTTTGTGACAACGAAGCTAACGCAGGTGCTACAAGAAGTTTTATCTGATTTAGAAGTGAGCATTCAGCAGGCTAATGGACGAATTGAGGTAGGCGAACTACCTATCCTAGAAGCTGATCCCATCCAAATGCGTCAGTTGCTGCAAAACCTGATCGGCAATGCCCTAAAATTCTACCGCCAAGAGGAACCCCCCATTATTAAAATTTATAGCCAACAGCTAACCGATTGGGAACGGCAACCCACTCAGGGACTCAACAGAATCGAGCGTTGTCAAATCTTTATTGAAGATAACGGCATTGGATTTGATGAAAAATATCTGGATCGAATTTTTAACGCTTTCCAACGCCTACATGGTCGTAGCGAATACGAAGGAACTGGAATGGGCTTAGCAATCTGTCGTAAGATTGTTGAACGCCACGACGGCACTATTACAGCTCAAAGCTCACCAAACCTTGGAGCGACCTTCATCATAACACTACCCCTCCAACAACGTCAAGGAGATCGGGCAAAGTGA